A genome region from Arachidicoccus soli includes the following:
- a CDS encoding discoidin domain-containing protein, protein MLHKCTLFIITLSFLLFGQAMVNAQSKISLNSQNNVLVHWKLTPQSAVKDSLKIFQADYNDNGWVKATVPGAVFTSYVNDGLEKDPNYGDNIYKVDKSKYNRNFWYRTVVASPQLQAGKTVWLNFKGINRKGEIFFNGKRLGLLNGFMEQGRYDVTKLLNPTGENVIAVLVYWPTLPVPNYASPTYISSDGWDWMPSVPGLLQGITDDVYFSITGNVTIQEPWIRTEVDTASDEGILSVHLDLKNNSPETTDGLLKMTIQPGNISIQQGIKIAGNSSVSRSFDSTWFKQMIVHHPKLWWPNGYGKPNLYSCHLSYEVNGKVSDVKDIKFGIRQYSYDTLGGVLHININGRRIFVKGGNWGMSEYLLRCRGDEYDTKVKLHQQMHLNMIRNWIGSTTDDAFYDACDKYGIMVWDDFWLNSHPNLPRDIFAFNKNAVDKIIRFRNHPSIAVWCGDNEGVPLAPLNGWLREDVKTFDGSDRLYQPNSHAGALTGSGPWTNFDPEWYFTKSPSGFGGSQGWGFRTEIGTAVFTTFGSFKKFMPKADWWPRDSMWNKHFFGKSAGNASPDHYFTTVNNEYGKASGIEDFCRKAQLVNIQVNKALYEGWQQHMWNDASGVMTWMSQSAYPSFVWQTYDYYYDLNGAYWGVRKACEPVHIQWDCADNSVKLINTTLKNYTNLKAISEVYNLDGTIVPEYGHTAIVNLCADTIASCFTMNFKRNNLAYKHKVFASSTSADAQDASSIVDGSKGSRWSSTYSDNQWVYVDLGTEKEIASVNLIWESAYAKAFKLQVSNDAIHWKDIYANQNGSGGDEHINFSPVKARYVKMLGIKRASQWGYSLYEFEIFGKKNKKELLTSTHFIRLLLEDAKGKILSKNFYWNNTDGQNYTALNHMGKATLKVSSAFMKENDSSVIKVQVANPKKSKAVAFAIHVQAYNAENGERILPAIMNDDYFTLMQGESKTINIAFKSSLLPHHKYYILAEPFNNK, encoded by the coding sequence ATGTTACACAAATGCACGCTTTTTATAATCACCTTATCCTTCTTATTGTTTGGACAAGCTATGGTAAATGCTCAATCAAAAATTTCTTTAAATAGTCAAAACAATGTATTAGTGCATTGGAAACTGACACCTCAGTCGGCCGTTAAAGACAGCCTCAAAATATTTCAAGCTGACTATAACGACAATGGTTGGGTGAAAGCAACAGTACCGGGTGCTGTCTTTACGTCTTATGTAAATGATGGCTTAGAAAAAGACCCCAATTATGGGGACAATATTTATAAAGTTGATAAATCTAAATATAATAGAAATTTCTGGTATCGTACAGTGGTTGCTTCTCCACAGCTACAAGCCGGCAAAACTGTTTGGCTAAATTTTAAAGGAATTAATAGAAAAGGGGAAATTTTTTTTAATGGTAAGCGGCTTGGATTACTAAATGGTTTTATGGAACAGGGGAGATATGATGTGACAAAATTGCTTAACCCAACAGGAGAGAATGTAATTGCAGTTTTAGTATATTGGCCAACATTACCGGTACCCAATTATGCCAGCCCAACTTATATATCCAGCGATGGGTGGGACTGGATGCCTTCAGTGCCCGGGCTTTTACAGGGTATTACTGATGATGTTTATTTTAGCATTACCGGCAATGTTACCATTCAAGAGCCATGGATAAGAACGGAGGTAGATACAGCTTCAGATGAAGGCATACTGTCTGTTCATTTGGACTTAAAAAACAATTCACCGGAAACGACAGATGGTTTATTAAAGATGACGATTCAGCCCGGGAATATTAGCATTCAGCAAGGCATAAAAATAGCCGGTAATTCCTCTGTCAGCCGGAGTTTTGACTCTACCTGGTTCAAGCAAATGATAGTTCACCACCCAAAATTGTGGTGGCCCAATGGATATGGTAAACCAAATCTTTATAGCTGTCATTTGTCTTATGAGGTCAATGGTAAAGTCTCTGATGTTAAGGATATAAAATTCGGCATACGTCAATATAGTTACGATACTTTAGGTGGTGTTTTGCATATTAATATAAATGGTAGGAGAATATTCGTCAAAGGCGGTAATTGGGGCATGAGTGAATATTTATTGAGATGCAGGGGAGATGAGTACGACACAAAAGTAAAACTGCATCAACAAATGCACTTAAACATGATTCGCAATTGGATTGGCTCTACTACTGATGACGCATTTTATGACGCTTGTGATAAATATGGCATCATGGTATGGGATGATTTCTGGCTTAATTCTCATCCAAATTTGCCAAGAGATATTTTTGCATTTAATAAAAATGCAGTAGATAAAATTATACGTTTCCGTAACCATCCAAGTATTGCTGTTTGGTGCGGAGATAATGAGGGCGTTCCCTTAGCACCATTAAATGGCTGGTTAAGAGAAGATGTTAAAACCTTTGACGGCAGCGACAGACTCTATCAGCCAAATTCCCACGCCGGCGCACTTACAGGTAGTGGCCCTTGGACGAACTTTGACCCGGAATGGTATTTTACTAAATCGCCAAGTGGGTTTGGAGGAAGTCAGGGCTGGGGTTTCAGAACCGAAATAGGAACAGCTGTTTTTACTACTTTTGGCAGCTTTAAAAAATTTATGCCTAAAGCAGACTGGTGGCCGAGAGACAGCATGTGGAATAAACATTTCTTTGGGAAGTCTGCCGGCAATGCATCTCCTGATCATTATTTCACAACTGTAAATAACGAATATGGAAAAGCTTCCGGAATTGAAGATTTCTGTCGTAAAGCGCAGTTGGTAAATATTCAAGTAAATAAGGCGCTCTATGAAGGCTGGCAACAACATATGTGGAATGATGCTTCGGGCGTAATGACCTGGATGAGCCAATCTGCATACCCATCTTTTGTTTGGCAGACTTACGATTATTATTACGATTTAAATGGTGCTTATTGGGGGGTGAGAAAAGCCTGCGAGCCAGTACACATTCAATGGGATTGTGCCGACAATTCTGTAAAACTGATCAATACAACTTTAAAAAATTATACAAATTTAAAAGCTATTAGTGAAGTGTATAATTTAGACGGAACAATTGTTCCCGAGTATGGGCATACGGCTATAGTAAACCTCTGCGCCGATACCATTGCTTCTTGTTTTACTATGAATTTTAAAAGAAATAATTTAGCCTACAAGCATAAGGTTTTTGCATCAAGCACCTCCGCTGATGCACAAGATGCTTCTTCCATAGTGGACGGTAGCAAAGGCAGCCGCTGGAGTAGTACTTATTCGGACAATCAATGGGTATATGTAGACCTAGGAACGGAAAAAGAGATCGCTTCGGTAAATTTAATTTGGGAATCTGCTTATGCAAAGGCTTTTAAATTGCAAGTTTCAAATGATGCCATTCACTGGAAAGATATATATGCCAACCAAAACGGCAGTGGCGGTGATGAGCATATCAACTTTTCTCCCGTGAAAGCAAGGTATGTAAAAATGCTAGGTATTAAAAGGGCTTCACAGTGGGGCTATTCATTATATGAATTTGAAATTTTTGGAAAAAAGAACAAGAAAGAGCTATTGACATCTACACATTTCATCCGCCTGTTGTTAGAAGATGCGAAAGGAAAAATCCTTTCCAAAAATTTTTATTGGAACAATACCGACGGGCAAAACTATACCGCATTAAATCATATGGGGAAGGCTACCTTAAAGGTTTCTTCGGCATTCATGAAAGAAAATGACTCTTCTGTAATTAAAGTGCAGGTCGCCAATCCAAAAAAATCAAAAGCAGTAGCTTTTGCAATTCATGTGCAGGCGTATAATGCTGAAAATGGTGAACGTATTTTGCCGGCAATAATGAACGATGATTATTTTACTTTAATGCAAGGCGAATCAAAAACAATAAATATAGCATTCAAAAGCAGCCTGTTGCCACACCATAAATATTATATATTGGCTGAACCATTCAATAATAAATAA
- a CDS encoding glycoside hydrolase family 130 protein, with translation MFKNTIHKITFCLAAGLMFSLQIAFCQWSSNHWSLGPFVRPENVNPILSPDPTTFLDPMSGKLIGWESSDVFNPGATVKDGKIVVLYRAEDNSAVGIGSRTSRIGYAESNDGIHLKRLSKPVLFPDHHQKEYEWPGGCEDPRVAVTNGGTYVILYTEWNRKLPRLAVALSKDLKHWHKYGPVFKKAYNGRFFNLATKSASILTKLVNGKLEITKINGKYWMYWGEKHVYAATSEDLINWQPLVEKDGSLKILMSPRKGYFDSQLTECGPPAVLTKNGIVLLYNGKNDNGVNADKNYTPDAYCAGQVLFDAKEPTKVLHRLDKPFLIPTADFEKSGQYPAGTVFIEGLVYFKNKWFLYYGCADSRVAVAIWNPSETE, from the coding sequence ATGTTTAAAAACACGATACATAAAATTACTTTTTGTTTAGCTGCTGGGCTCATGTTTTCACTACAGATTGCATTTTGTCAATGGAGTAGTAACCATTGGAGTCTTGGCCCGTTTGTAAGACCTGAGAATGTAAACCCTATTCTTTCCCCGGATCCAACTACATTTTTAGACCCCATGTCTGGGAAACTGATAGGATGGGAGTCCAGCGATGTTTTTAACCCCGGGGCAACCGTAAAAGATGGCAAAATCGTGGTTTTATATCGGGCTGAAGATAATAGCGCTGTCGGAATTGGTAGCCGTACATCAAGAATCGGATACGCTGAATCAAATGATGGAATACATTTGAAAAGACTTTCCAAACCTGTTTTATTTCCAGATCATCATCAAAAAGAATATGAATGGCCCGGTGGGTGTGAAGACCCACGCGTAGCGGTTACGAATGGTGGGACATATGTGATTTTATATACTGAATGGAATCGAAAACTGCCAAGGCTTGCTGTCGCACTTTCAAAAGATTTAAAACATTGGCATAAATACGGACCTGTGTTTAAAAAAGCATACAATGGGCGTTTCTTTAATCTGGCTACCAAATCTGCTTCTATTTTGACGAAGCTGGTCAATGGTAAATTAGAAATAACTAAAATTAATGGAAAATACTGGATGTATTGGGGTGAAAAACATGTGTATGCGGCTACTTCTGAGGACTTAATAAATTGGCAACCTTTAGTGGAAAAAGACGGGAGCCTGAAAATTTTAATGTCTCCGCGCAAAGGTTATTTTGACAGCCAGCTTACAGAATGTGGTCCTCCGGCGGTGCTTACAAAAAATGGCATTGTCTTATTGTATAATGGTAAAAATGATAATGGGGTAAATGCGGATAAAAACTATACGCCAGATGCCTATTGCGCGGGTCAGGTGCTGTTCGACGCAAAGGAGCCAACCAAAGTTTTGCACCGGCTCGATAAGCCGTTTTTAATACCTACTGCGGATTTTGAGAAAAGTGGGCAATATCCTGCAGGAACGGTTTTTATAGAAGGGTTGGTCTATTTTAAAAATAAATGGTTTCTATATTATGGCTGTGCTGATTCCAGAGTTGCAGTAGCCATTTGGAATCCTTCTGAAACAGAATAG
- a CDS encoding GH92 family glycosyl hydrolase: MNYRINKKLLLLILFFFALSIFRLNAQEQYADKVNTMMGTEASGNTYPGATYPFGMVQFTRSYFSKQSGFVINQLSGAGCDHMGNFPMIPISGNLPISPDSIINLRMTISHEKGIAGYYHAMVSDSILSEFTVTERTGFARFTYPNKEQKATIIIGGGVAATPISNASIVITGKNSCEGYADGGSFCGIATPYKVYFVAQFDNNAADFGIWKDEKITKGGSFAEGRHSGVYFTFNLNDSKTIQYKIGVSYVSVENARENLKAENTTWDFNAIKDKAINKWNSYLSKIDIKSKDTSFIQQFYTHLYHALIHPNICNDVNGEYMGADNKIYRTTGNQYTSFSNWDTYRTQIQLLSMLHPKVASDVVQSLEDFARQSGGGFPRWVLANVETGIMQGDPTSILIANAYAFGARNYDTRTVLKTMRYGAENPIANSQGVLTRPGLKNFLEKGFYTNASMQLEYNSADFAISRFALNACGDEYTSQWYLQRAQSWKKLYNPKRKWLQSRNADGSWKNYDADWREATYKNYFWMVPFNLKALIDTIGGDKAAEKRLDKLFVRLDANYGQEWFAAGNEPSFATPWVYNWAGAPYKAQAIVHRILKEQYFDKPGGLPGNDDLGAMGAYYVFSALGLFPEIPGVGGFSITAPYMQSATIHLKNGELKILGGSEYTPYIKSLKLNGKKYESTWIDWSAIENGGTLQFNLNSKPNKTWGTFQVPPSFN, from the coding sequence ATGAATTATAGAATCAACAAAAAACTACTTCTTTTAATTTTATTCTTTTTTGCATTGAGCATTTTTAGACTAAATGCTCAAGAACAGTATGCGGATAAAGTGAATACAATGATGGGCACAGAAGCATCCGGTAATACTTACCCGGGAGCAACTTATCCATTTGGAATGGTCCAGTTTACCCGTTCATATTTTTCTAAACAAAGTGGTTTTGTGATCAACCAATTAAGTGGCGCAGGTTGTGATCACATGGGGAATTTCCCCATGATTCCTATATCAGGAAATTTGCCCATTTCTCCGGATAGTATTATCAATCTTAGAATGACGATTAGCCATGAAAAGGGTATTGCCGGTTATTACCATGCCATGGTTTCTGATAGCATTCTGTCTGAATTTACAGTAACAGAGCGTACCGGTTTCGCTAGATTTACTTATCCCAATAAGGAACAAAAGGCGACGATTATTATCGGTGGTGGAGTAGCCGCTACGCCTATCAGTAATGCTTCCATTGTGATTACGGGTAAGAATAGTTGTGAAGGATATGCGGATGGCGGTTCTTTTTGTGGCATTGCCACGCCATATAAAGTTTATTTTGTCGCTCAATTCGATAATAACGCTGCCGATTTTGGTATTTGGAAGGATGAGAAAATTACTAAAGGCGGCAGTTTTGCAGAAGGAAGACACTCAGGCGTGTATTTCACTTTTAATTTAAATGATTCCAAAACGATTCAGTATAAAATTGGTGTCTCTTACGTTTCCGTTGAGAACGCCCGAGAAAATTTAAAAGCAGAGAACACTACCTGGGATTTTAATGCAATAAAGGATAAGGCTATTAATAAATGGAATAGTTATCTTTCTAAGATAGATATAAAAAGTAAAGACACATCATTTATTCAACAATTTTATACGCATTTATATCATGCACTGATTCATCCGAATATTTGTAATGATGTGAATGGTGAATACATGGGTGCAGATAATAAAATTTATAGAACGACCGGAAACCAATATACCTCTTTCAGCAATTGGGATACTTATCGAACACAAATACAATTGCTAAGTATGCTTCACCCAAAAGTCGCATCAGATGTGGTGCAGTCTTTAGAAGACTTTGCCCGGCAGTCGGGCGGTGGATTTCCCAGATGGGTGCTGGCGAATGTGGAAACAGGTATTATGCAGGGGGACCCTACTTCTATCTTAATCGCAAACGCTTATGCGTTTGGTGCCCGTAATTATGATACAAGAACAGTTTTAAAAACGATGCGCTACGGTGCTGAAAATCCTATTGCCAATTCTCAAGGAGTATTGACACGTCCTGGCCTTAAAAATTTCTTGGAGAAGGGATTTTATACGAATGCTTCCATGCAGCTTGAATATAATAGTGCTGATTTTGCTATTTCACGTTTTGCGTTAAACGCCTGCGGAGATGAATATACAAGTCAATGGTATTTACAAAGAGCGCAAAGTTGGAAAAAATTATATAACCCTAAAAGGAAATGGCTGCAATCAAGGAATGCAGATGGGTCTTGGAAGAATTATGATGCTGATTGGAGAGAGGCGACTTATAAAAATTATTTTTGGATGGTGCCCTTTAATTTAAAAGCCTTGATAGATACGATTGGAGGTGATAAGGCAGCTGAAAAAAGATTAGATAAACTCTTTGTCAGGCTCGACGCCAACTATGGGCAAGAATGGTTTGCGGCAGGCAATGAACCGAGTTTTGCTACACCATGGGTGTATAATTGGGCAGGAGCTCCCTATAAAGCACAGGCTATTGTACATCGAATTTTAAAAGAACAATACTTCGATAAGCCCGGTGGCTTACCCGGCAATGATGATTTAGGAGCGATGGGCGCTTATTATGTGTTTTCAGCTTTAGGCTTATTTCCTGAAATACCCGGAGTTGGAGGGTTTTCGATAACGGCTCCCTATATGCAATCGGCTACGATTCATTTAAAAAACGGAGAATTAAAGATATTGGGAGGGAGTGAATATACGCCCTATATAAAATCTTTGAAATTGAACGGCAAAAAATATGAAAGTACTTGGATTGATTGGAGTGCAATTGAAAATGGCGGCACTTTACAATTTAACTTAAATAGTAAGCCCAACAAAACCTGGGGAACATTTCAGGTGCCTCCATCATTTAACTAA
- a CDS encoding GH92 family glycosyl hydrolase, which produces MMKLFSFFATLLFFCNVGFAQQTDLLKYVNGLQGTNSNPQFSTGNIFPAVALPFGMNFWSPQTGKNGDGWKYQYASKTIRGFGETHQCSPWMNDYGVFTLMPVSGKLIVNENERASAFKHSNEIAKPNYYKVVFDNGISTEITPTVRAANFRFIFPKRKAAYLIIDGYTKLSGIKIYPKQNKITGYVKNGLFIPSNFKNYFVITFSKPILEFGTWNGKNGEIRNNNSVDSGEEIGAFVQFAKGAKVEAKVASSYISLDQAELNLNKEIGSNSFAQTKEKATAVWNKLLSRVQVEGGTVAEKETFYSCLYRANLFPCKFYELDANGQPYYYSPNDGKIHKGYFFTDTGFWDTFRAQFPLNALLHPEMEGRYMNAILDVKRQCGWLPSWSFPGETGGVMIGNHAISVLADAWAKGIRTFNPDTALSYYFHEATGSEPDGRFGRKEWKSYFTLGYIPYPSSGVGATAKTLEYCYDDFCAYQLAKMTHNKFYEDIFSRQLYNYRNVFNQATNFVEGKDKYGHWDKNFNPYEWGGPFVEGNSWHYTWSVFQDIQGLINLMGGDKPFIAKLDSVFSAPDSVDVGTYGQKIHEMNEMVASKMGQYAQGNEPIEHMPYLYNYAGQPWKTQFHIRQIMDKLYNASENGYPGDEDEGQMSSWYVLSAMGLYSVCPGTSQYVIGSPVFNKITITLENGKKFIINASGNDKQNVYIQAATLNGQVYTHNWIQYKDINNGGELNFEMGNHPNKKRGIQKEDMPYSLSNEHL; this is translated from the coding sequence ATGATGAAATTATTTTCCTTTTTTGCGACTTTACTATTCTTTTGCAATGTTGGCTTTGCGCAGCAAACCGACTTGCTAAAATATGTAAATGGCCTTCAGGGGACTAACTCGAACCCGCAGTTTTCTACCGGGAATATCTTTCCAGCAGTTGCGTTGCCCTTTGGTATGAATTTTTGGTCGCCTCAAACCGGGAAAAATGGCGATGGCTGGAAATACCAATATGCATCCAAAACAATTAGAGGCTTTGGCGAAACACATCAATGCAGCCCATGGATGAATGACTATGGGGTCTTTACTTTGATGCCTGTCTCCGGAAAACTAATTGTAAATGAAAACGAAAGAGCCAGTGCTTTTAAACATAGTAATGAAATTGCCAAACCCAACTACTATAAAGTGGTTTTCGACAATGGAATATCTACGGAGATTACTCCAACCGTAAGAGCTGCGAATTTTAGATTTATTTTTCCAAAAAGAAAAGCGGCATATTTAATTATTGATGGATATACGAAGCTGAGTGGTATAAAGATTTATCCTAAACAGAATAAGATTACCGGGTATGTAAAAAATGGGTTGTTTATTCCAAGTAATTTTAAAAATTATTTTGTGATAACTTTTAGTAAACCCATCTTGGAATTTGGCACCTGGAACGGAAAAAACGGGGAGATAAGAAATAATAATTCAGTAGATTCCGGTGAGGAAATAGGAGCCTTTGTTCAATTTGCAAAAGGCGCGAAAGTAGAGGCCAAGGTTGCATCTTCTTATATCAGTCTTGATCAGGCGGAATTGAATTTAAATAAAGAAATTGGTTCGAATTCATTTGCACAGACAAAAGAGAAGGCTACTGCTGTTTGGAATAAATTATTAAGCAGGGTTCAGGTGGAAGGTGGTACTGTCGCAGAAAAAGAAACATTTTATTCCTGTCTTTATAGGGCCAATCTATTCCCATGTAAATTTTATGAGTTGGATGCAAATGGTCAACCGTATTATTACAGCCCTAATGATGGTAAAATACACAAAGGGTATTTTTTCACAGATACCGGGTTTTGGGATACTTTCAGAGCACAGTTTCCTTTAAATGCATTATTACACCCGGAGATGGAAGGGCGTTATATGAATGCAATATTGGATGTAAAACGTCAATGCGGCTGGTTGCCTTCGTGGTCCTTTCCGGGTGAAACAGGCGGTGTGATGATTGGAAATCATGCCATCTCTGTTCTCGCTGATGCTTGGGCCAAAGGCATCAGGACTTTTAACCCGGATACTGCTTTAAGTTACTATTTTCATGAAGCTACAGGAAGTGAGCCTGACGGTAGATTTGGACGGAAAGAATGGAAATCTTATTTCACTTTGGGTTATATTCCTTATCCTTCAAGTGGAGTAGGTGCTACAGCTAAAACACTTGAATATTGTTATGATGACTTCTGCGCTTACCAACTTGCAAAGATGACGCATAACAAATTTTATGAAGATATTTTCTCAAGACAATTATATAATTACAGAAATGTATTTAACCAAGCAACCAATTTTGTTGAAGGGAAAGATAAATATGGCCACTGGGACAAGAACTTTAACCCTTATGAATGGGGAGGCCCTTTTGTAGAAGGTAACTCTTGGCATTATACCTGGTCTGTATTTCAAGATATACAAGGGTTAATAAATTTAATGGGGGGTGACAAACCATTTATAGCTAAACTTGATTCTGTTTTTTCTGCACCTGATTCGGTAGACGTAGGTACTTATGGTCAAAAGATTCATGAAATGAATGAAATGGTTGCTTCCAAAATGGGACAATATGCCCAAGGAAACGAGCCTATTGAACATATGCCCTATCTGTATAATTATGCAGGTCAACCTTGGAAAACACAGTTTCATATAAGGCAAATTATGGACAAGCTATACAATGCATCTGAAAACGGTTATCCCGGAGATGAAGATGAAGGTCAAATGTCTTCCTGGTATGTATTAAGTGCCATGGGACTCTATAGTGTTTGCCCCGGAACCAGTCAATATGTAATTGGAAGCCCCGTGTTTAATAAGATAACAATTACACTTGAAAATGGTAAAAAGTTTATCATCAATGCATCGGGTAATGATAAACAAAATGTTTATATTCAAGCCGCTACCTTAAATGGTCAGGTGTATACCCATAACTGGATTCAATATAAGGATATCAATAATGGTGGCGAGCTTAATTTTGAAATGGGCAATCATCCAAACAAAAAACGAGGCATCCAAAAGGAAGATATGCCTTATTCTTTATCTAATGAGCATTTATAA
- a CDS encoding alpha-L-rhamnosidase-related protein has product MKYFVRFLMIAFSVLFIPFFGYSQNTEPQLKQWNAKWIAAPNDDGMGYGVYYFRKNLDLAQSPSTFIVHVSADNRYKLYINDSLVSLGPARSDLHYWNFETVDLAPYLRSGKNTIAALVWNEAQYRPESQITLRTGFILQGNSAKEEIINTDKTWKCIRDNAYQPLWGYFAASTGQNVDMNKAVMGWEKQNFNDSAWSNAAELFDGKLKGAGDGFGWMLVPSILPQMERTYQRIPVLREAKGIKVPAGFPAMKTPVTIPAHSTIELLLDQTYETNAFITLLFSRGKNANISIGYAESLFDNIAKYGMRKSDRNIVAGKDFSGRTDELISNGKMDQSFTTLRFRTFRYIHIVIKTKEEPLVLNDFYGTFTGFPFKQKAVFHSVKDNKEIQDILNIGWRTARLNAFETYTDCPYYEQLQYIGDTRIQAMVSYYYTGDDRLARNALNLMDHSRLSEGVTLSRYPTHSTQIIPPFSLWYIGMLHDYWMYRDDPQFIKTKLIGAREVLDFFSNYQQKDGSLKNVPYWNFVDWANGKGWFFGNSPIGSDGSSAILDLQLLLAYQWMTQMESKMGEPVFAAIYQKKANQLKQTIQHKYWDAERGLYADVVDKSAFSQHTNALAILAGLVNEAQLHALGEKLLTDSSLTQCTIYFKYYLNRALVKAGLGNDYLNWLGVWKNDIKMGLTTWAEISDIYTTRSDCHAWGSSPNIEFFRTVLGIDSDAPGFGKIKIAPHLGILTNVSGEIPHPNGKVAVSYKLENGKWKITIQIPQKTSGIFIWKNKNYTLKAGSNAFLL; this is encoded by the coding sequence ATGAAGTATTTTGTTCGGTTTTTAATGATTGCCTTTTCTGTTTTATTTATCCCGTTCTTTGGATATAGCCAAAATACAGAGCCACAACTGAAGCAATGGAATGCGAAATGGATTGCTGCACCAAATGATGATGGTATGGGTTATGGCGTATATTATTTTAGAAAAAACCTGGATCTGGCCCAAAGTCCATCCACTTTCATCGTTCATGTATCTGCAGATAATCGGTATAAGCTTTATATAAATGACTCGCTGGTATCTTTAGGACCGGCACGAAGTGATCTGCATTATTGGAATTTTGAGACTGTGGATTTAGCCCCTTATTTGCGTTCGGGTAAAAATACCATTGCAGCACTTGTGTGGAATGAGGCGCAATATCGGCCGGAATCGCAAATAACATTGCGGACGGGTTTTATTTTGCAAGGAAATTCTGCTAAAGAAGAAATTATCAATACCGATAAAACTTGGAAATGTATCCGCGACAATGCTTATCAGCCTCTGTGGGGATATTTCGCTGCCAGCACTGGCCAAAATGTAGACATGAATAAGGCTGTTATGGGCTGGGAAAAACAAAATTTTAATGACAGCGCCTGGAGCAATGCTGCTGAGCTTTTCGATGGTAAACTTAAAGGAGCGGGAGATGGATTCGGATGGATGTTGGTGCCTTCCATTTTGCCGCAAATGGAGCGGACTTATCAACGTATTCCTGTTTTAAGAGAAGCCAAGGGAATTAAAGTCCCCGCTGGTTTTCCGGCAATGAAAACACCTGTTACAATTCCGGCTCATTCAACTATTGAATTATTGCTTGACCAGACCTATGAGACCAATGCATTTATCACCTTACTATTTAGTAGGGGGAAAAATGCCAATATTTCCATTGGTTATGCAGAATCCTTATTTGACAATATCGCTAAATATGGTATGCGCAAGAGCGATCGAAATATTGTTGCAGGAAAAGATTTTTCTGGCCGTACTGATGAGTTAATTTCAAATGGTAAAATGGATCAATCTTTTACTACACTTAGGTTTCGAACTTTTAGATATATACATATTGTAATAAAAACGAAGGAAGAACCGCTGGTTTTAAATGATTTTTATGGAACTTTTACAGGTTTTCCTTTTAAACAAAAAGCAGTATTTCATTCCGTAAAAGACAATAAAGAAATTCAGGATATTTTAAACATCGGGTGGAGGACTGCCAGGCTGAATGCTTTTGAAACTTATACAGACTGCCCGTATTACGAGCAGTTGCAATACATCGGCGATACAAGAATCCAGGCGATGGTTTCTTATTATTATACCGGCGATGATCGATTGGCGCGTAATGCACTTAATCTAATGGACCATTCACGTTTGTCAGAAGGCGTCACACTGAGTCGTTATCCTACGCATAGCACACAAATTATTCCTCCTTTTTCCTTATGGTATATTGGCATGTTGCATGATTATTGGATGTATAGAGACGATCCTCAATTTATTAAAACCAAACTTATTGGCGCTAGAGAGGTACTTGATTTCTTTAGTAATTATCAGCAAAAAGATGGCTCATTAAAAAATGTACCTTATTGGAATTTTGTGGATTGGGCTAACGGGAAAGGCTGGTTTTTTGGAAACTCCCCCATAGGTTCAGATGGAAGTTCTGCTATACTTGATTTACAATTATTATTGGCTTACCAATGGATGACTCAGATGGAATCAAAAATGGGAGAACCGGTATTTGCTGCTATCTATCAAAAGAAAGCTAATCAATTAAAACAAACTATTCAACATAAATATTGGGATGCCGAGCGAGGGCTCTATGCAGACGTTGTGGATAAATCTGCCTTCTCTCAACATACCAATGCATTAGCTATTCTCGCTGGTCTTGTAAACGAAGCACAACTTCATGCTTTGGGAGAAAAATTACTAACTGATTCCTCCTTAACACAATGCACCATTTATTTTAAATATTATTTGAATCGGGCATTAGTAAAAGCAGGGCTGGGCAATGACTACCTTAATTGGTTAGGCGTATGGAAAAATGATATTAAAATGGGGCTTACTACATGGGCTGAAATTTCGGATATCTATACGACACGCTCTGATTGCCATGCTTGGGGAAGTAGCCCTAATATTGAATTCTTTAGAACAGTCTTAGGGATAGATAGTGATGCGCCGGGGTTCGGTAAAATAAAAATAGCCCCTCACTTGGGTATATTGACGAATGTAAGTGGGGAGATACCACATCCAAATGGCAAGGTAGCTGTGTCATATAAATTGGAAAATGGAAAATGGAAAATAACCATCCAAATTCCTCAAAAAACGAGTGGTATTTTTATTTGGAAAAATAAAAATTACACCCTCAAGGCTGGGAGCAACGCTTTCTTGTTGTAA